AAATACCACCCACCACTATTCCCGATGCAATGGTCCTGTCTATTAACACATTTAACTGGCCTACCGATGTACCAAGCATCACCGGTAAGGCAAGGTTTATTATCTTTTTTAAATATTCATCCTTAAAATCCAAAAAAAATCTATAAAAAAACCCCTTTTTCAATGAAAAAATAAATACCAATATAAATTGAGATGCAATGGCAAGGACGCTTCCGAAGGATAAAATATATAGATAATTTAATTTTTTACTCAAAAAAATGGATAAAATAACTAATATACTGTAAGGAAATCCCACAAGGGCAGGGATTACAAAATTTCCTTTAATCTGCAAAAAACTGCTAAAAATATACGTAAGCCCGGTAAAATAAACCCCGAATACTGCTATCCTTGTAAAAGCTACCGCCATCTTAAAAGTTTCATCTTTGAAACCCGAAGCAAAAAGCCTTACAACCAGCTCGGTAAAGGATAAAACAAATAATACCAAAACCGTAGCGATTAATATAACAAAATTTACAATGTTATTCGTAAACCTTAAGGACTCCCTTTCCCCTTTTTCCTTAATAATACTTCCCATTAAAGGAATATAGCTCGTTCCAAGGGCACCGCCCAAAAAAGAAAAAACCACCGCAGGGATGGTAAGGGATATCAAATAAGCATCGCTTATATTCGACGCCCCGTAAAAATACGACAGCACCGTTTCCCTTGCAAAACCAAGAAATTTGGATAGTATTGATATAATCATTAATATAAAGGCGGTTTTTTGCAATGGTTGACACCTCGAAGGTTAATCTATAAATTTTGTATAAATTTTATCCATTTCCTTTAATACATTTTCAATCGAATAATCCTGAATAATTTTTCTTCCCTCTACTCCCATTTTTTTTCTTAAATTTTCATCGGAAATTAACTTATTTATAGCTTCAGCAGTGGAATTCACATCATTAACCGGGACAAGAAACCCATTTATGCCATTTTTTACTAAATCTCTATTGCCTCTTACATTTGTAGCAACTACAGGCTTTCCTGCAGCCATGGCTTCCATAATGCATCTAGGGAGTCCTTCTCTATAAGACATCAAACAAAAAATATCCGAAGCAGAAAGCAATTCCGGAATATCCTTTCTATATCCTAAAAATTTAATTTTATAATCTAAGTTATTTTCACTCGCATATTTTTTTAATACTTTTTCATACTCCCCATTTCCAGCAAAAAAAACAAAAACATTATTTTTATTTATTATTTTCATCGCATCAATTAATTGTTTATGATTTTTATTTTTTATTAATTCTGCCACGGTTAAAATGCAAATGTCATCTTTATTCAATCCAAGCTTTTTCCTTGTTTCAAATCTTACCGTTTCATCTTTATAATATTTGTCCAGTTCTACCCCTACACCATGAACTTTAAAAACATTTTCTTTATTTTTTATATGTAATTTTTGAGCAATTTCATAATCTTCATCATTCATTGTAATAATTCCATCCGTCCAATAGGCTGCTATTTTCTCCATGTTATAATAAATCATCCAATTTTTAAAAGGAGCACCTTTATAAAAATGAAAACCATGAGCCGTATAAAGAACAGGCTTAGTATTCGTAATTTTAGCTGCCAGTCTTCCCAAAAATGCACCTACAGGAGTATGTACATGCACCAAAGAAAATTTATTTTTTCTCATTATCGTTTTTAATTGAGTAAGAGCCTTTATATTGCTTAGAGAATAAGGCGAACGCTCAAAATTCACATTATGTAATATAACCCCTGCTCCTTTTAATTCTTCGTGCCTCTGCCCTAATTTAGTAGCCACATGAACCTCATAACCCTTTTTCTGAAAATATTTAATAAAGGGGATATGAAAACTCACTATATGATTTTCTACGGTAGCTATGAATAAGATTTTATTCATGAAATCACCATTTTTATAATGATTTATAAAAATAATTATTACTCATTTATTCCTGGAATTTCAGTATTATGTATTTTCTCTAAAATTTCTTTTATATTATTATGTATAATTTCACATAAAGGTTGATACTTATTTTTATTAATTAAATTTTCTTTATTCAATAAACTCAGAAATACTAGAACAAAAGACTTTAGTAATGATCTTGCATATAAATATATAGTGTAATTTAACCCAATCATTTTTGGTCCATATTTTAATAATACTTTCCGTTCTGATTTATAACTTTGCAGATAAGCTTTTAAACGAACATTACCTTCAAATCTATAAAAATATAAAGGTTCTGGAATATGCGCAAAATTTGAAAATGTAAGAGTCCTTATAAATAATTCTCTATCTTCAGCCCTATGATAGTTAATATCATATAAATTATTTCGAAACCAATCTCTTTTTCCCATTATAGAGGCATGTAAAAAAGTTCCCCATTTGAATATTTTTACAATACTAAAAGGTTCCTCTTCAAGTCCTTTTACACCAATAGGTAATCCTTGTTTATTTAATATTATAGCCCCGGTATCTATTACATCTATATTAGGGTTGCTTTCTAAAAAAGCAACTTGTTTAGCTATACGCTCTGGATGCATAATATCATCTGCATCCATTCTTGCAATATATTCCCCTGAGCTAATTTGAATAATTTGATTAAGTCTCTCTATAAGTCCTTTATTTTTACCATCACTTAAAATATGTACACGGGGGTCTTTAATTTTTGATATAATGTCAATTATACCATCAGTAGATCCATCATCAATAAGAAAAAGTTCCCAATTGTTATAAGTTTGAGCAAAAACAGATCTTATAGCATCTATGATAAAATAACCTGGATTATAAAATGGAATACCAATAGTTACAAGAGGCTCACGATTATAATTTTTCATCTCTTTTCACCCTAAACCTTTGTTTTACATTAGTAATATTTATTTATAATGAATAATTTTGATGTTGTTTACCTTTTATATTAAATAGTCCATCCCTTATACCAAATAACAAAGCTTTCCAATAAGCCTTATTATTATTTGGCCTGAAAAAGATATTTTTCATTATAAAAATAATTATAGATAAAAAACTATATTTCCAGTAAATTTTTCTATTCAATATACTATTCCTTATAGAATAATAAAACTTCCAAGGAGGAGCTTCGGGGATAATAATATATTTATTTAATAATTTTTTATATTTTAACTTCCCAATAGGATGAAAGACTATACTTTCTTTTACACCAATAAATTTCCATCCTTTTTTATTCATTCTTAAGTAATATTCAGTATCATCGCAATATATAAAATAATCATTAACTGGTAGACCACATTCTAAAATGGCTTCTTTAGGGAAACAACCTCCAATAAATATTGAATAAGGATATTCCCCAAATTCTTCAAACCACTCTTCAACAGTTGTTATTACTTTTTTTCTGTTTTTTGAAATAGTAGGCCAACATATTAAATTATTGTTCTTTTTATCTACAGCAATACTACTATAAATATATTTTTTATTATCATTACTTTTAATATATTTAACGATTTCATTTAATGCATTTTTTTCTAATTCACAATCATCATCAAATACCCATATATAATCAATACCTTCGCAAATAGCTATTTTTATTCCCAAATAAAATCCATATGAACCCCCAAGGTTACATTTTAATTTAATATATTTTACTTTAAAAAATTCATATTCAACATCATTATTTGTTTCTATTAATTCATCATAGTATTTATAACCATTTTCTTTATAATTTTTTAAGAACCCCTTTTCTATTAAAAGATCTTTAGTCCCATCAGTTGAATTATTATCCACTATAATAACCAAATTTGGTTTATATGATTGCTTATTAATTGATTCTAAAAATTTTACTAATAATTCTTTTCTATTATAAGTTACAACTACAATTCCTATTTTCCCCATAAAATCCTCCATCCTAAAATATTATGTATATTAAATATACATTTTTAAAATTTAATATCTTTACTATAATTCTTTTCTGTCAGAGCCAACAAAATCCAAAAATGACGAAAATGGAGGCCATCGATAAATAACATATTTATAAGAAGAGAAATAATAATAATATAATTTATTTCTCCTCTGTAATAACTATTTTTTATATGAATATAGATTAAAAATAAAAATACTAAAAATAATATCAAACCATTTTCTACCAATATTCTTAAAAAAGTATTATGAGCAGAAGGAGTAATAATTTTTGTGTTAATTTTTTTTTGTATATCTACAGAAAGTTTTTCATAACTTCCTGGCCCATATCCTAATAGATAATTATTTTTTAATAATATTAACCCCGCTCTCCAAGAATAAAATCTTCCATAACTATCATATGTTTGTAATAAAGTATTATTTTCATTAGGCTTTAAAAAAGGAATTAATCTCCCTACATTACATTTTAAAATATAATTATTGCCCCAATTAGTAGCTATTGATATGAATATAATAATGATGAAAAATATTAAATAATATTTAATTATATCTTTTTTATTTTTATAATGAGAATTAAAAAATACCATTATTAATCCAAAAATTAGAGATAAAAAGGTAGCTCTGCTAAATGTAATAAAAATTGTTATAAAAATAATTATTGTAAAATAAAAATACTTTTTTAGTTTGTATTTTAAACTTTTTTCTATACATAGAAAAAAACTAATTAACATATATGATGCAAAAACGTTAGGATCTTTAAAAAACAATTTTATTCTACCACCAAATGTTAACAAAGAATTATTATTTATATAAGAAAACATTAATAATACATAAATTAATAATGCTAAAAAAGCATTGCATAAAGCGCTTATATTAAAATATTCTAATATTGCCTTTTTGCAATTTAAATAATTAGAAAAATATGTATAAATAATATACACTAAAAACATAAAATTAGTTATTAATAAAAATCTAAAATCTGAATTTCTTAAGTTCAATAAAAAATTTAAATTATATAATAAAATGAATATAATAAAATTTTTATTTTTCTTAACCATTTCATAAAATTTATAGAAATTATATTTATCAAATATTAGTAACAAAAATATAATCA
This genomic window from Thermovenabulum gondwanense contains:
- the murJ gene encoding murein biosynthesis integral membrane protein MurJ, with the protein product MQKTAFILMIISILSKFLGFARETVLSYFYGASNISDAYLISLTIPAVVFSFLGGALGTSYIPLMGSIIKEKGERESLRFTNNIVNFVILIATVLVLFVLSFTELVVRLFASGFKDETFKMAVAFTRIAVFGVYFTGLTYIFSSFLQIKGNFVIPALVGFPYSILVILSIFLSKKLNYLYILSFGSVLAIASQFILVFIFSLKKGFFYRFFLDFKDEYLKKIINLALPVMLGTSVGQLNVLIDRTIASGIVVGGISALNYANRLNGFIQDIFANSISTVMYHLITKMAALEDVKGFKRVIGENINLINVFLVPATVGLFIFSVPITKLVYGRGAFDGRALVLTSGALLFYSLGMTGVGAGTILSRAFYSLQDTRTPMINSVHAVILNIILNITLSKFMGISGIALATSISNLFCTGLLFLSLKKKIGPYGMKDMVYTFLKVVFASLVMGVIARLFYIKFYVMLGGVFSLLSAIFVGAAVYFIIILFMRIKEIDFILSKVRGYFR
- a CDS encoding glycosyltransferase family 4 protein, with protein sequence MNKILFIATVENHIVSFHIPFIKYFQKKGYEVHVATKLGQRHEELKGAGVILHNVNFERSPYSLSNIKALTQLKTIMRKNKFSLVHVHTPVGAFLGRLAAKITNTKPVLYTAHGFHFYKGAPFKNWMIYYNMEKIAAYWTDGIITMNDEDYEIAQKLHIKNKENVFKVHGVGVELDKYYKDETVRFETRKKLGLNKDDICILTVAELIKNKNHKQLIDAMKIINKNNVFVFFAGNGEYEKVLKKYASENNLDYKIKFLGYRKDIPELLSASDIFCLMSYREGLPRCIMEAMAAGKPVVATNVRGNRDLVKNGINGFLVPVNDVNSTAEAINKLISDENLRKKMGVEGRKIIQDYSIENVLKEMDKIYTKFID
- a CDS encoding glycosyltransferase family 2 protein, with the protein product MKNYNREPLVTIGIPFYNPGYFIIDAIRSVFAQTYNNWELFLIDDGSTDGIIDIISKIKDPRVHILSDGKNKGLIERLNQIIQISSGEYIARMDADDIMHPERIAKQVAFLESNPNIDVIDTGAIILNKQGLPIGVKGLEEEPFSIVKIFKWGTFLHASIMGKRDWFRNNLYDINYHRAEDRELFIRTLTFSNFAHIPEPLYFYRFEGNVRLKAYLQSYKSERKVLLKYGPKMIGLNYTIYLYARSLLKSFVLVFLSLLNKENLINKNKYQPLCEIIHNNIKEILEKIHNTEIPGINE
- a CDS encoding glycosyltransferase encodes the protein MGKIGIVVVTYNRKELLVKFLESINKQSYKPNLVIIVDNNSTDGTKDLLIEKGFLKNYKENGYKYYDELIETNNDVEYEFFKVKYIKLKCNLGGSYGFYLGIKIAICEGIDYIWVFDDDCELEKNALNEIVKYIKSNDNKKYIYSSIAVDKKNNNLICWPTISKNRKKVITTVEEWFEEFGEYPYSIFIGGCFPKEAILECGLPVNDYFIYCDDTEYYLRMNKKGWKFIGVKESIVFHPIGKLKYKKLLNKYIIIPEAPPWKFYYSIRNSILNRKIYWKYSFLSIIIFIMKNIFFRPNNNKAYWKALLFGIRDGLFNIKGKQHQNYSL
- a CDS encoding O-antigen ligase family protein, translating into MNIISEFYLKKLILLNTFSLAFVFFEPSLFEYTFLIIFLLLIFDKYNFYKFYEMVKKNKNFIIFILLYNLNFLLNLRNSDFRFLLITNFMFLVYIIYTYFSNYLNCKKAILEYFNISALCNAFLALLIYVLLMFSYINNNSLLTFGGRIKLFFKDPNVFASYMLISFFLCIEKSLKYKLKKYFYFTIIIFITIFITFSRATFLSLIFGLIMVFFNSHYKNKKDIIKYYLIFFIIIIFISIATNWGNNYILKCNVGRLIPFLKPNENNTLLQTYDSYGRFYSWRAGLILLKNNYLLGYGPGSYEKLSVDIQKKINTKIITPSAHNTFLRILVENGLILFLVFLFLIYIHIKNSYYRGEINYIIIISLLINMLFIDGLHFRHFWILLALTEKNYSKDIKF